A stretch of [Clostridium] innocuum DNA encodes these proteins:
- a CDS encoding HAD family hydrolase encodes MKTDGIIFDVDGTLWDATQRIAEAYTVILEREKIEGKVITADMLASVMGLLNEDIAARLFPELSYEKRMRLIETCCEFECEYLRKHGGRLYPHVEDTLEKLSARYPLYIVSNCQDGYIEAMFAVHDLQKYFRDYECSGRTGKAKFENLKSIVERNHLQQPVYIGDTKTDQVSCCKAGIPFIYASFGFGEADDYAASVDTFSKLAQLFLTEQ; translated from the coding sequence ATGAAAACAGATGGAATTATTTTTGATGTTGACGGCACACTCTGGGATGCGACGCAGAGAATCGCTGAAGCATATACGGTTATTCTGGAGCGGGAAAAAATCGAAGGTAAAGTTATAACAGCAGACATGCTCGCGTCTGTGATGGGTCTTTTGAATGAGGATATCGCGGCAAGACTGTTTCCTGAGCTATCCTATGAAAAGCGGATGCGACTTATCGAAACCTGCTGTGAATTCGAATGTGAGTATTTGCGAAAGCATGGCGGTAGGCTGTATCCCCATGTTGAGGATACTTTGGAAAAGCTGTCAGCGCGGTATCCATTGTATATAGTATCAAATTGTCAGGATGGTTATATTGAGGCAATGTTTGCTGTACATGATCTTCAGAAATATTTCAGAGATTATGAATGCTCCGGAAGAACTGGGAAAGCGAAGTTTGAAAATCTGAAATCCATAGTGGAACGCAATCACCTGCAGCAGCCTGTTTATATCGGTGATACAAAGACAGATCAGGTATCCTGCTGTAAGGCAGGGATACCATTCATCTATGCTTCCTTTGGATTCGGTGAAGCGGATGATTATGCAGCAAGTGTGGATACATTTTCAAAGCTTGCTCAGCTGTTTTTGACAGAACAATAG
- the cysK gene encoding cysteine synthase A — protein MEKIYNSITELIGSTPLIRVHRLNKEEKAEILVKTEAFNPGGSVKDRIAYQMIMEAKKAGRLDKDTVLIEPTSGNTGIGLAMTAAALGIRLMIVLPETMSVERRKMIRAYGAELILTEGSKGMTGAIAKAEELHKEIPNSIILQQFENADNPNAHYLHTGEEIWRDTDGKLDVFVAGVGTGGTISGVAAYLKEKNADIRMVAVEPENSPVLSGGAAGPHKIQGIGAGFIPKNYHGELVDEIVQVKDEAAISTAKKLAQEEGIAVGISSGAAMYAALQLAKRDVFAGKRIVVLLPDTAERYLSTVLFED, from the coding sequence ATGGAGAAAATATATAACAGCATAACCGAACTGATTGGCAGCACGCCATTGATCAGGGTTCATCGTTTGAATAAAGAGGAAAAGGCAGAGATTCTGGTGAAAACAGAGGCTTTCAATCCTGGCGGAAGTGTAAAGGATCGCATTGCATATCAAATGATTATGGAGGCTAAAAAGGCAGGAAGGCTTGACAAAGACACAGTACTGATTGAGCCGACGTCTGGTAATACAGGTATCGGTTTGGCGATGACTGCGGCGGCTCTCGGTATACGCCTAATGATCGTTCTTCCGGAAACTATGAGTGTCGAGCGCAGGAAAATGATTCGTGCATATGGTGCTGAGCTGATACTGACTGAGGGAAGTAAGGGGATGACGGGAGCAATTGCCAAAGCTGAGGAGCTGCATAAGGAGATACCGAATTCCATCATTCTTCAGCAATTTGAAAACGCGGACAATCCCAACGCTCATTATCTTCATACCGGAGAGGAAATCTGGAGAGATACAGATGGAAAGCTTGATGTATTTGTCGCAGGCGTCGGCACCGGTGGCACAATCAGTGGAGTTGCAGCTTATCTGAAAGAAAAGAATGCGGATATCCGGATGGTGGCTGTGGAGCCTGAAAATTCTCCGGTATTATCCGGTGGAGCTGCAGGCCCGCACAAAATTCAGGGGATCGGTGCAGGATTTATACCAAAAAACTATCATGGAGAGCTTGTAGATGAGATTGTGCAGGTCAAGGATGAAGCTGCTATTTCCACAGCAAAAAAACTTGCACAGGAAGAGGGAATTGCAGTCGGCATTTCCAGTGGAGCAGCTATGTATGCGGCCTTACAGCTTGCGAAACGGGATGTGTTTGCAGGAAAGCGAATTGTTGTTCTTTTGCCAGATACTGCAGAACGTTATCTTTCTACCGTACTTTTTGAGGATTAG
- a CDS encoding Rrf2 family transcriptional regulator, whose product MKISTKGIYALEAMIELASRNTACVSIRDIAAARNCSVKYLEQIFKQLKKAQLLISIRGKDGGYQIAKDPEEITAKDIILAVEEKLDPVVCLSHTCTRSGICRTQPVWMGMQEQIYKVLESKTLKYLTDIYRNEVSA is encoded by the coding sequence ATGAAAATTTCTACAAAGGGCATTTATGCACTGGAAGCCATGATTGAGCTGGCCTCAAGAAATACTGCATGTGTCAGTATTCGCGATATAGCTGCTGCCAGAAACTGCTCGGTGAAATATCTGGAACAGATTTTCAAACAATTGAAAAAAGCACAGCTCCTGATAAGTATACGCGGCAAGGATGGCGGCTATCAGATTGCAAAGGATCCTGAAGAAATAACGGCAAAGGATATTATTCTGGCAGTTGAAGAGAAACTGGATCCTGTTGTATGTCTTTCCCATACATGTACTCGCTCCGGTATTTGTCGGACACAACCGGTGTGGATGGGTATGCAGGAACAAATCTACAAAGTCCTTGAGAGTAAGACACTGAAATATCTAACTGATATTTATAGAAATGAGGTGAGTGCATGA
- a CDS encoding Rrf2 family transcriptional regulator, which produces MKLSTKSRYAARCLIDLAIYGKDHPLSITEIGAREEISERYLELIFATLKKAGFIASARGSQGGYQLIRPIESITIYDIIALMETNTSIVNTQDGRDPMKRILMREVWSLIDDNLKAYLSDLTIAELSLS; this is translated from the coding sequence ATGAAGCTGTCAACAAAATCACGATATGCGGCAAGATGTTTAATTGATCTTGCTATATACGGTAAAGACCACCCGCTGTCAATTACAGAAATAGGTGCACGTGAGGAAATTTCCGAACGCTATCTGGAGCTGATCTTCGCAACATTGAAAAAAGCCGGGTTCATCGCAAGTGCCCGGGGAAGCCAGGGTGGCTATCAGCTGATACGTCCGATTGAAAGTATCACGATTTATGATATCATTGCGTTGATGGAAACCAATACAAGCATCGTCAACACACAGGATGGACGAGATCCAATGAAGAGAATACTGATGCGTGAGGTCTGGTCTTTGATTGATGACAATCTAAAAGCATACCTTTCTGACCTGACTATTGCGGAATTATCATTATCTTAA
- the tnpB gene encoding IS200/IS605 family element transposase accessory protein TnpB: MYLTIKLQLQATYDEKQTLRAYSRRFQDEVERIIRRYQKLGSVIFIPYKWVSSDIAFYSKNQVLHYAKTLYEERRLQHRAVYPSSFSCMAKSMQLEKNSIVFTFGQSFLVPELRIRTEIHKQQWKRLCSGELVKADIREIHHDFYAYLLLCVHTPNTAGILNEERKMGVDIGMRCPAVCYTCDGVIRFVGNGREIRYHTRRIRKRADEFIKRTQGKKKQQYHRLNDYKRYIDHCLAREIVNFAIEQKIQIICLEKLYHLQKKFSKHEQICWSYQRLQQFIAYKAKLAGIHIRYVNPRLTSKRCPSCGKINNVKGRTYTCRCGFHHHRDVVGAMNILHAPEIL, encoded by the coding sequence ATGTATCTTACCATTAAATTGCAGTTACAGGCCACGTATGATGAAAAACAGACACTCCGTGCATACAGCAGGCGCTTTCAGGATGAGGTCGAGCGGATCATCAGACGATATCAAAAGCTGGGAAGTGTCATATTTATACCATATAAATGGGTCAGTTCAGATATCGCATTTTATTCCAAAAATCAGGTACTGCACTATGCGAAGACTCTGTATGAGGAGCGCAGACTGCAGCATAGGGCCGTGTATCCCAGCAGTTTTTCCTGTATGGCGAAATCTATGCAGCTTGAGAAGAATTCAATTGTATTCACGTTTGGCCAAAGCTTTCTTGTTCCTGAACTGCGTATCAGAACCGAAATACATAAACAGCAGTGGAAGCGGTTATGCAGTGGGGAATTGGTAAAAGCGGATATAAGAGAAATACATCACGATTTCTACGCTTATCTGCTGCTTTGTGTCCATACACCGAATACTGCCGGAATTCTGAACGAGGAAAGGAAAATGGGAGTTGATATTGGTATGCGATGTCCGGCAGTTTGTTATACCTGCGATGGTGTAATCCGATTTGTCGGGAACGGCAGAGAAATCCGGTATCACACAAGAAGGATCAGAAAAAGAGCGGATGAATTTATAAAGAGAACGCAGGGTAAAAAGAAACAGCAGTACCATCGTCTGAATGATTACAAACGCTATATCGATCACTGCCTTGCGCGTGAGATTGTAAATTTTGCAATTGAACAGAAAATCCAGATTATCTGTCTGGAAAAGCTGTACCATTTACAAAAAAAATTTTCAAAGCATGAACAGATTTGCTGGTCCTATCAGCGTCTCCAGCAATTTATAGCGTATAAAGCAAAGCTTGCAGGAATCCATATTCGTTACGTGAATCCAAGACTTACCAGCAAACGCTGTCCTTCCTGTGGAAAAATCAATAACGTGAAAGGAAGAACCTATACCTGCCGCTGTGGTTTTCACCATCATCGTGATGTTGTCGGTGCTATGAATATTCTTCATGCACCTGAGATTCTCTGA
- a CDS encoding type II toxin-antitoxin system PemK/MazF family toxin has product MIRRGDVYYADLSPVVGSEQGGVRPVVVVQNDKGNRYSKTIIVAPISKKMSKPPIPTHVIFSDDSLSYVSMILCEQLRTIDKKRLGQWICTLDEKTLEKINRAIRVSLSI; this is encoded by the coding sequence ATGATAAGGAGAGGAGATGTATACTATGCAGATCTTTCTCCGGTTGTCGGTAGCGAGCAGGGAGGCGTTCGCCCGGTTGTTGTCGTGCAGAATGATAAAGGTAACCGCTATTCAAAAACAATTATTGTTGCTCCTATTTCAAAAAAGATGTCAAAGCCGCCAATTCCCACACACGTCATATTTAGTGATGATTCACTGAGCTATGTTTCTATGATCCTCTGTGAGCAGCTGCGTACCATAGATAAGAAGAGATTGGGGCAGTGGATCTGTACATTGGATGAAAAAACACTGGAAAAGATCAATCGGGCAATTCGGGTAAGCCTGAGTATATGA
- the tsaD gene encoding tRNA (adenosine(37)-N6)-threonylcarbamoyltransferase complex transferase subunit TsaD yields MKQTLILAVESSCDETAVAVVADGKEILSNVVATQIDVHKEFGGVIPEVASRIHVENISMVIEEALHKANVVMEDIDAVAVTQGPGLVGCLHIGVQAAKTLAWAFHKPLVPVHHIAGHIYANRLITDLKFPLLALVVSGGHTELVYMKDEWSFEILGTTQDDAIGEAGDKVGRVLGLPYPGGVYVDKIAKEGKPMYKLARPKTENPMDFSFSGLKSSVLQFIDRCKRKNETFTAADLAASYQETAFGALLERAEYALQKYHPAQMVLAGGVAANSCLREKVEKGLAEKYKDIEFIIPPLSCCTDNAAMIAVAGYIAYTHGVRGDFDLTADPGIELEEAAQSHA; encoded by the coding sequence ATGAAACAGACGCTCATACTGGCTGTGGAATCCAGTTGTGATGAAACAGCTGTGGCGGTTGTAGCGGATGGAAAAGAGATTTTGTCCAATGTCGTTGCAACACAGATTGATGTACATAAGGAATTTGGTGGTGTTATTCCAGAGGTTGCAAGCAGAATTCATGTGGAAAACATATCTATGGTTATCGAGGAGGCATTGCATAAAGCGAATGTCGTGATGGAAGACATTGATGCGGTTGCTGTTACGCAGGGACCGGGTCTGGTAGGCTGTCTGCATATCGGTGTGCAGGCGGCTAAGACGCTTGCATGGGCTTTTCATAAGCCATTGGTACCGGTGCATCATATTGCCGGTCATATATATGCAAATCGGCTGATTACGGATTTGAAATTTCCATTGCTGGCACTAGTGGTATCCGGTGGACATACGGAGCTGGTTTATATGAAGGATGAGTGGAGCTTTGAAATCCTTGGCACTACACAGGATGATGCTATTGGTGAAGCTGGAGATAAGGTAGGACGAGTGCTGGGACTGCCGTATCCAGGTGGTGTTTATGTGGATAAAATTGCTAAGGAAGGCAAGCCAATGTATAAGCTGGCAAGACCGAAAACAGAGAATCCAATGGATTTTTCCTTTAGTGGCCTGAAGAGCAGTGTATTGCAGTTCATTGATCGCTGTAAGCGGAAAAATGAAACCTTTACTGCCGCTGATTTGGCTGCATCCTATCAGGAAACCGCGTTTGGCGCCCTGCTGGAGCGTGCGGAGTATGCATTGCAAAAATATCATCCTGCTCAGATGGTGCTTGCAGGTGGTGTTGCCGCAAATTCCTGTCTGCGTGAAAAGGTGGAAAAGGGTCTTGCTGAGAAATATAAGGATATTGAATTCATTATTCCTCCATTGTCCTGCTGTACAGATAATGCGGCAATGATTGCCGTTGCAGGATATATTGCGTACACGCATGGTGTGCGCGGAGATTTTGATCTGACAGCGGATCCCGGGATTGAACTAGAAGAAGCTGCACAGAGTCATGCATAG
- the rimI gene encoding ribosomal protein S18-alanine N-acetyltransferase: MIRRAADRDLEYIMQIEEICFSSRWTKEMFLYELHENEFGHFYVLEENQKIAGFIDFWITFECCQLANIAVHPSFQRRGYSRSLMDFMIVSAEQEQCETIMLEVRPSNEAARCLYDSYEFMKVNIRKGYYNDNGEDAIVMCKALGGNLV; encoded by the coding sequence ATGATCCGCAGGGCTGCAGACAGGGATCTGGAGTACATCATGCAGATCGAGGAGATTTGCTTCAGCAGTCGCTGGACAAAGGAAATGTTTCTTTACGAGCTGCATGAGAATGAATTTGGTCATTTTTATGTATTGGAAGAGAATCAAAAGATTGCTGGCTTCATTGATTTCTGGATAACATTTGAGTGCTGTCAGCTGGCGAATATTGCTGTACATCCTTCTTTTCAGAGAAGAGGGTATAGCCGCAGTCTGATGGATTTTATGATTGTATCGGCAGAGCAGGAACAGTGTGAAACAATCATGCTGGAGGTGCGTCCATCGAATGAAGCAGCGCGCTGTCTTTATGATTCCTATGAGTTTATGAAGGTGAATATACGTAAAGGGTATTACAATGATAATGGTGAAGACGCCATTGTGATGTGCAAAGCCCTGGGAGGTAATTTGGTATGA
- the tsaB gene encoding tRNA (adenosine(37)-N6)-threonylcarbamoyltransferase complex dimerization subunit type 1 TsaB, with protein MKTLCLDSAHKYLVIGLYENDRMICGTANLSWKRQSETIFPELMRLMKEAGWDSDDVDEVVITDGPGSYTGVRIAMCVAKVLCTRKHIPLYAVSTLQLYAGVHERAFVMLDARSQRAYTGALQGGKFVEEEQILTLDEIRLLLNQADYQLFGDCELIDLKAEEPKFLENFIALRPFYRKIENVHTLTPRYLKESDAYKVKP; from the coding sequence ATGAAAACATTATGCTTGGACAGTGCGCACAAGTATCTGGTTATCGGTCTGTATGAAAATGATCGTATGATATGCGGCACTGCTAATTTATCATGGAAGAGACAATCGGAGACCATATTTCCGGAGCTGATGCGCCTGATGAAGGAAGCCGGCTGGGATAGTGATGATGTGGATGAAGTTGTGATTACAGACGGACCGGGAAGCTATACAGGTGTGCGGATAGCAATGTGCGTTGCGAAGGTTTTATGTACCAGAAAGCATATACCGCTATACGCTGTTTCCACTCTGCAGCTTTATGCAGGAGTTCATGAGCGTGCATTTGTCATGCTGGATGCAAGAAGTCAGCGTGCTTATACAGGAGCTTTACAGGGTGGTAAATTTGTTGAAGAGGAACAGATTCTGACACTGGATGAAATTCGTTTGCTTCTGAATCAAGCGGATTATCAGCTATTTGGAGACTGTGAGCTGATTGATCTGAAGGCGGAGGAACCAAAGTTTCTTGAAAACTTCATCGCATTGCGTCCATTTTATAGAAAGATTGAGAATGTACATACATTAACTCCGCGTTATTTAAAGGAGTCGGATGCATATAAGGTAAAGCCATGA
- the tsaE gene encoding tRNA (adenosine(37)-N6)-threonylcarbamoyltransferase complex ATPase subunit type 1 TsaE — protein MKQIPVCSLEETGELGLKLASLIKPGMLITLSGDLGAGKTTFTKYLGKGLGVKKTINSPTFTILKIYQGTSMPVYHIDAYRLEGITQDLGFEEYFEDDGVCVIEWPHFIESQLPEERLHIDITRVEGEDEKRMFTFDPKGEVYEKIVEAL, from the coding sequence ATGAAACAAATACCTGTCTGTTCGCTGGAGGAAACCGGAGAACTTGGATTGAAATTAGCTTCTCTTATAAAACCGGGAATGCTGATTACATTAAGCGGTGATCTGGGAGCCGGTAAGACAACATTTACAAAATATCTCGGTAAGGGGCTTGGTGTTAAAAAAACAATCAATTCGCCTACCTTCACCATTTTAAAAATATATCAGGGTACTTCCATGCCGGTTTACCATATTGATGCCTATCGGCTGGAGGGAATCACTCAGGATCTCGGATTTGAGGAGTATTTTGAGGATGATGGTGTATGTGTGATTGAATGGCCGCATTTTATTGAAAGTCAGCTTCCAGAGGAGCGATTACACATCGATATTACCAGAGTAGAGGGGGAAGATGAAAAACGAATGTTTACATTTGATCCGAAAGGCGAAGTGTATGAAAAAATTGTGGAGGCGTTATAA
- a CDS encoding aminoacyltransferase, which produces MQYQFIEQVDAKEHDAFVSKHELCNLLQSSSWGLVKENWKHTIVGVKYQNQLVASCMILIKPLPLGFSMFYIPRGPVLDFSDTALVAFLMKELKRYARKYRCLFITFDPAVHCNDYPIKEANENHYEHIDAMIQMLQDQGAVFKGFTKHIDDTIQPRYHANVYACDDFKATLSKGCKKALQTVQKKMIEVLPYHMDGVEDFARVMHCTEERKNIHLRDQEYFQRLMEIYGEDAVIFLAKLPLRKLYEDTKQRYEQNERDLAKCPDNAKKKRFTLEELHASLSREVKELHENLERDGDIAVVSGALCVKFGPTAEILYAGMDERYKRYMAPYASFYSCMTWSFEKGCRWSNMGGIEGSLKGGLTKFKANYNPTINEFIGEFDLPVYKSLYALSQWAMKQRKKALQKK; this is translated from the coding sequence ATGCAATATCAATTTATAGAACAAGTCGATGCAAAGGAGCATGATGCGTTTGTAAGCAAACATGAATTATGCAATCTTCTGCAATCCAGCAGCTGGGGCCTTGTAAAGGAAAACTGGAAGCACACAATTGTAGGTGTAAAATATCAAAATCAGCTGGTAGCAAGCTGCATGATTCTCATCAAGCCATTGCCACTGGGATTCAGTATGTTTTATATTCCACGTGGACCGGTTTTGGATTTTTCGGATACTGCGCTTGTAGCATTTCTCATGAAAGAGCTGAAGCGCTATGCAAGGAAGTACAGATGCCTGTTTATTACCTTTGATCCGGCTGTTCACTGTAACGATTATCCAATAAAAGAAGCAAATGAGAACCATTATGAGCATATCGATGCTATGATACAGATGCTGCAGGATCAGGGGGCTGTATTTAAGGGATTCACAAAGCATATTGATGATACCATTCAACCGCGTTATCACGCTAATGTTTACGCCTGTGATGACTTTAAAGCTACCTTGTCCAAAGGCTGTAAGAAAGCATTACAGACGGTTCAGAAGAAAATGATTGAGGTTTTGCCTTATCATATGGATGGTGTAGAGGATTTTGCAAGGGTTATGCATTGTACGGAGGAGCGTAAAAATATTCATCTGCGGGATCAGGAATATTTTCAGCGTCTTATGGAAATCTACGGTGAGGATGCCGTCATCTTTCTGGCCAAGCTGCCGCTTCGCAAGCTGTATGAGGATACAAAGCAGCGATATGAGCAGAATGAAAGAGATTTGGCAAAATGTCCGGATAATGCGAAGAAAAAACGCTTTACACTGGAAGAGCTTCACGCCTCTCTTAGTCGCGAGGTAAAGGAGCTGCATGAGAATCTGGAGCGTGATGGAGATATCGCGGTTGTTTCCGGAGCGTTATGTGTAAAATTCGGACCGACTGCAGAAATACTGTATGCAGGAATGGACGAGCGCTATAAGCGTTATATGGCGCCTTATGCCAGCTTTTACAGCTGCATGACATGGAGCTTTGAAAAGGGCTGTCGCTGGAGTAATATGGGAGGGATCGAAGGCAGCTTGAAAGGCGGTCTTACCAAATTCAAGGCTAATTATAATCCTACGATTAATGAATTTATCGGAGAGTTTGATTTACCTGTTTACAAATCACTGTATGCTCTATCGCAATGGGCAATGAAGCAGAGGAAGAAAGCACTGCAGAAGAAATAA
- a CDS encoding aminoacyltransferase: MHTDYDRFEKEDEILEFTTLTPQEYEAFRNQHPYRDFMNSLKAMDLKKINHWDVEYVGVKEQDKVICATPLTSIPVMKLYRFYYAQRGFLMDYHNVELLRFFTKELAAYLKKKKGLYLVVDPNVLYKERDIDGELVENGFDHSYVVDNMIASGYEHQGFTKDFQVISEIRWMFALYLDGKDENTLLKEMHQQTRWSVNKTLKQGIQVRELSIDELDIFLDMMHHTSQRCEFAEREPEFYRNQMIAYGEDAKLLLAYLDLNDFRRKLDLEKQELEIEHAEILAKLEELPNSKKFIKKKRVVDEALALNEKKYKDADTLEQEHGACIPMATSFFIQSQDELVYLYSAAYDTFKKYNAPYAIQWHMLQYALKHGICKYNFYGLSGDFDKNAQDYGVYEFKKGFHGVVEELVGDFILPIQKGPYALYKKLKNK; the protein is encoded by the coding sequence ATGCATACTGATTATGATAGATTTGAAAAGGAGGACGAAATTTTGGAGTTTACAACGTTGACACCTCAGGAATATGAAGCATTCCGGAATCAGCATCCCTATCGGGATTTTATGAACTCGCTGAAGGCGATGGATTTAAAAAAAATCAATCATTGGGATGTTGAGTACGTTGGAGTAAAGGAGCAGGATAAAGTTATCTGTGCAACTCCATTAACATCCATACCGGTAATGAAGCTGTACCGGTTTTACTATGCGCAACGCGGATTTCTAATGGATTATCATAACGTGGAGCTTTTGCGTTTTTTTACGAAGGAGCTAGCCGCATATTTGAAGAAAAAAAAGGGCTTATATTTAGTTGTTGATCCAAATGTATTATATAAAGAGCGCGATATCGATGGTGAGCTGGTGGAAAATGGCTTTGATCATTCCTATGTAGTGGACAATATGATTGCTTCAGGATATGAGCATCAGGGCTTTACCAAGGATTTTCAGGTGATTTCAGAGATTCGCTGGATGTTTGCCTTATACCTGGATGGCAAGGATGAGAATACGCTCCTAAAGGAAATGCATCAACAGACACGCTGGTCTGTGAATAAAACCTTAAAGCAGGGAATACAGGTGCGGGAATTGTCTATCGATGAACTGGACATCTTTCTTGATATGATGCATCATACCTCACAGCGCTGTGAATTTGCGGAGCGTGAGCCGGAATTCTATCGAAATCAAATGATTGCTTATGGTGAGGATGCGAAGCTACTTTTGGCATATCTCGATTTAAATGATTTCCGTAGAAAGCTGGATTTGGAAAAGCAGGAGCTGGAAATTGAGCATGCAGAGATACTCGCCAAGCTTGAAGAACTGCCGAACAGTAAGAAATTTATCAAGAAGAAAAGGGTAGTGGATGAAGCATTGGCATTGAATGAAAAGAAATATAAGGATGCGGATACCTTGGAGCAGGAGCATGGAGCCTGTATACCGATGGCTACGTCGTTTTTTATTCAGTCGCAAGATGAGCTTGTCTACCTTTACAGCGCCGCATATGATACCTTTAAGAAATATAATGCGCCGTATGCAATTCAGTGGCATATGCTGCAATATGCTCTGAAGCATGGAATTTGCAAATATAATTTCTATGGCTTATCCGGCGATTTTGATAAGAATGCGCAGGATTATGGGGTTTATGAGTTTAAAAAAGGCTTTCACGGTGTCGTGGAAGAGCTGGTTGGTGATTTTATTCTGCCAATCCAAAAGGGGCCGTATGCACTTTATAAGAAATTAAAGAACAAATAG
- a CDS encoding DUF402 domain-containing protein — translation MEIQEREYVYIQSYKHDGSLHRTWAKGYVIEANERRIVAVTNKTLVSESDGRKWVTREPAICFFYPDKWYNVICMIRKSGIHYYCNLASPSLYDGEAIKNIDYDLDVKVSPTGKTTLLDEDEYQEHSAEMGYSQKLDKAIHHGLDRLMVDIRLQNSPFEHREISALYDKYLRYMDEDKRMK, via the coding sequence ATGGAAATACAAGAAAGAGAATATGTATATATCCAGAGCTATAAGCATGATGGGAGTCTTCACAGAACCTGGGCAAAGGGTTATGTTATCGAAGCGAATGAACGGCGTATTGTTGCAGTAACCAATAAAACACTTGTCAGTGAATCGGACGGACGCAAGTGGGTGACCAGAGAACCGGCAATCTGCTTCTTTTATCCGGATAAGTGGTACAATGTCATCTGCATGATTCGAAAATCGGGTATCCATTATTACTGCAATCTGGCATCCCCATCCCTTTATGACGGAGAAGCAATAAAGAATATTGATTATGATCTGGATGTCAAGGTTTCACCAACAGGGAAAACTACGCTGCTGGATGAGGATGAATATCAGGAGCATTCTGCGGAAATGGGGTATAGCCAAAAGCTGGATAAAGCAATTCATCATGGATTGGATCGTCTGATGGTGGATATCCGTCTGCAAAATTCACCATTTGAGCATCGGGAAATATCGGCATTGTATGATAAATACCTGCGCTATATGGATGAGGATAAAAGAATGAAATAA
- a CDS encoding oxidoreductase translates to MLTPKDVLYMEDILDQTLVLNKRVANDITMIQSEDVKTCFENVQEKLKEHYQTLLAILESEAK, encoded by the coding sequence ATGCTGACACCAAAAGACGTATTGTATATGGAAGATATTCTGGATCAGACGCTTGTTTTGAATAAGCGTGTTGCCAATGATATCACAATGATTCAAAGTGAAGATGTTAAAACCTGTTTTGAGAACGTACAGGAAAAATTGAAGGAGCACTACCAGACATTACTGGCTATCCTGGAAAGTGAGGCAAAATAA
- a CDS encoding spore coat protein, producing MADKSKSYGDKDIATNLLVTLKHMKAELNTFTQEASNDELFTKIDEVYTCVSTLQRDVFNMMTAQGWYKMTADSAKNISKAYTKFSKSESELS from the coding sequence ATGGCTGATAAATCAAAGAGCTATGGCGATAAGGATATCGCTACCAACCTGCTTGTTACATTAAAGCATATGAAGGCTGAATTAAATACCTTTACACAGGAAGCAAGCAATGATGAGCTGTTTACAAAAATCGATGAGGTTTATACCTGTGTATCCACTCTGCAAAGAGATGTCTTCAATATGATGACAGCTCAGGGCTGGTATAAAATGACTGCGGATTCAGCAAAAAACATTTCCAAGGCTTATACGAAGTTTTCAAAAAGTGAAAGTGAGTTATCCTAA